A single window of Gloeomargarita sp. SKYB120 DNA harbors:
- a CDS encoding Uma2 family endonuclease, with protein sequence MTTTAKPTVIYPERDGRPMADNTLQFRWIVLIKENLEWLFAERSDVFVAGDLLWYPVEGHPEIRTAPDVMVVFGRPKGERGSYRQWEEDNIPPQVVFEILSPGNRLTEMVKKLDFYERYGVEEYYIYDPQINEGSGLVRRGLELEPLESLDGWVSPRLGIRFACQPDELVIYTPTGERFKTMVEWVQQVEQERQRAERLAAYLRSQGIDPEKIDG encoded by the coding sequence ATGACGACAACTGCCAAGCCCACTGTCATCTACCCGGAGCGAGACGGGCGACCGATGGCGGACAACACGCTGCAGTTTCGGTGGATTGTGCTGATTAAAGAGAACCTGGAGTGGTTGTTTGCCGAGCGGTCGGATGTGTTTGTGGCGGGGGATTTGCTGTGGTATCCGGTCGAAGGGCATCCAGAGATTCGCACGGCACCCGATGTGATGGTGGTGTTTGGGCGACCGAAGGGGGAACGGGGGTCGTATCGGCAGTGGGAAGAAGACAATATTCCACCCCAGGTAGTCTTTGAAATCCTGTCACCGGGGAATCGCCTGACGGAGATGGTCAAAAAACTGGACTTTTACGAGCGTTACGGAGTGGAAGAGTACTACATCTACGACCCGCAAATCAACGAAGGGAGTGGTTTGGTGCGGCGTGGGCTGGAGCTGGAGCCGTTGGAGTCACTGGATGGATGGGTCAGTCCGCGGTTGGGGATTCGCTTTGCCTGTCAGCCGGATGAACTGGTCATCTACACCCCAACAGGAGAGCGCTTCAAGACGATGGTAGAGTGGGTTCAACAGGTCGAGCAAGAACGGCAACGGGCGGAACGGTTAGCCGCCTACTTGCGCAGCCAGGGGATTGACCCAGAGAAGATTGACGGGTGA
- a CDS encoding J domain-containing protein, whose product MDLTISKGLGRYQQTDYHAILGVPLDAGPQEIRRRYMRVARALHPDTTSHMSEEDRQMAAQILSRLVNPAYEKLFDDKVRAEHNLILKLIGQRVAQETLPFETEAANQLARQPDPEAYYRETLNQLAERQFAVPHETVQVINEISELNLALLRWQYAGNTVAFVNRPTSPAPAVATPTPATSPAPSPGPAKPEAPSRPSFLDQFYNRAEELVRLKNYPAALRELDDALKLDSGDPRCLSLKGYIYLQTNQLKMAKIHFERALKRDPGHPRAVEGLETVEKLLAKQAKESETKAKTAAPKKKGLFGLFGK is encoded by the coding sequence ATGGACCTTACCATCAGCAAGGGGTTGGGACGCTATCAGCAGACTGACTATCACGCGATTTTGGGCGTGCCTTTAGACGCAGGACCCCAGGAGATTCGTCGGCGGTATATGCGGGTTGCCCGCGCACTGCACCCCGACACCACCAGCCACATGAGCGAAGAAGACCGGCAAATGGCCGCCCAAATTCTCTCCCGCCTGGTCAATCCCGCCTACGAAAAATTGTTTGACGATAAGGTGCGCGCCGAACACAATCTCATCCTCAAGCTCATCGGGCAACGGGTGGCGCAAGAGACTTTGCCCTTTGAAACGGAGGCGGCCAACCAGCTCGCCCGCCAGCCCGACCCCGAAGCCTACTACCGGGAAACCCTCAACCAGTTAGCCGAGCGCCAGTTTGCCGTTCCCCATGAGACGGTGCAGGTCATCAACGAAATCAGCGAGTTGAACCTGGCGCTCCTGCGCTGGCAATACGCGGGGAACACGGTGGCCTTTGTGAATCGTCCGACTTCTCCTGCACCGGCGGTCGCAACGCCCACCCCTGCGACATCACCGGCTCCCTCTCCTGGACCAGCCAAGCCCGAAGCTCCCAGCCGGCCTTCCTTCCTTGACCAGTTCTATAATCGGGCGGAAGAGTTGGTGCGTTTGAAAAATTACCCAGCAGCCCTGCGAGAGTTGGACGACGCTTTGAAACTCGACAGCGGCGACCCCCGCTGCTTGAGCCTCAAGGGCTACATCTATCTGCAAACCAACCAGTTGAAAATGGCCAAGATTCATTTTGAGCGGGCGTTGAAGCGAGACCCGGGTCATCCCCGCGCAGTCGAGGGCCTAGAGACGGTAGAGAAGCTCCTGGCCAAACAGGCCAAAGAAAGCGAAACCAAGGCCAAAACCGCAGCGCCCAAGAAAAAGGGGTTGTTTGGCCTGTTCGGTAAATGA
- the dnaN gene encoding DNA polymerase III subunit beta — MHWTCAQKDLSNHLSLISRAVANRPVNPILAHVLVEAKADDNEVVLSAFDQTLYLQSWMPAQVYEPGSITLPAKTLESLIARFPDADVDVEANHLQVTLRAWCERDGKKDTVAGPYQLGGLAAADFPSLPTVNATPINLEREAFLAGLRGVLFAASTDETKQILTGVHLQTRGEVLEFAATDGHRLAIVETALTTPTPVPVQATIPARALREVERLLGKYEGDVVQLALEPHQADFRLPKREGEGCQQRLVTRLLDGIYPNYRQLLPKQFARRVLVERERLTHALERLAVLVGNRNVVKFLLDLDNLTLTTEGAELGQGQERIAADIEGEALEVAFNVRYILEGLKAMNASQVRIQLNSATAPVIFSPLGETKMLYLVMPIQLRG, encoded by the coding sequence ATGCATTGGACTTGTGCTCAAAAAGACCTGAGCAACCATCTGAGCCTTATCAGCCGCGCTGTTGCCAACCGACCTGTCAATCCCATCCTGGCCCACGTGCTGGTAGAAGCCAAAGCCGACGATAACGAGGTGGTCTTGAGTGCTTTTGACCAGACGTTGTATTTACAAAGCTGGATGCCAGCCCAGGTTTATGAACCGGGAAGTATTACCTTGCCGGCCAAGACGTTAGAGAGTTTGATTGCCCGCTTTCCGGACGCGGACGTGGATGTGGAGGCGAACCACCTGCAGGTGACCTTGCGGGCCTGGTGCGAGCGCGATGGCAAAAAGGATACGGTGGCGGGTCCCTATCAGCTTGGAGGCTTGGCGGCGGCGGATTTTCCTAGCTTGCCTACGGTCAACGCCACGCCAATCAACTTGGAGCGGGAGGCGTTTTTGGCGGGACTGCGGGGGGTCTTATTTGCCGCTAGCACCGATGAAACCAAGCAGATTCTCACGGGGGTGCATCTGCAAACGCGGGGAGAGGTCTTAGAATTTGCCGCAACGGATGGCCACCGGTTAGCGATTGTGGAAACGGCGTTGACCACCCCGACGCCCGTGCCGGTGCAGGCGACGATTCCGGCGCGAGCCTTGCGCGAAGTGGAACGGCTGCTGGGCAAGTATGAAGGCGACGTGGTGCAACTGGCGTTGGAACCCCATCAGGCGGACTTCCGGTTGCCAAAGCGGGAGGGGGAAGGATGCCAGCAGCGCTTGGTGACCCGGTTGCTGGATGGGATCTATCCCAACTACCGGCAGTTGTTGCCCAAGCAATTTGCGCGGCGGGTGCTGGTGGAACGGGAACGGTTGACGCACGCGCTGGAGCGGCTGGCGGTCCTGGTGGGGAATCGGAATGTCGTGAAATTCCTCCTGGATTTGGATAACTTGACCCTGACGACCGAAGGGGCCGAGCTGGGACAGGGGCAAGAGCGCATCGCGGCTGACATTGAAGGAGAAGCGCTGGAGGTGGCCTTCAACGTCCGCTATATCCTGGAGGGGCTGAAGGCCATGAACGCTTCCCAGGTGCGAATCCAGCTCAATTCCGCAACGGCCCCCGTCATCTTTTCGCCCCTAGGAGAAACCAAAATGCTCTATCTGGTGATGCCGATTCAACTGCGGGGCTAG
- the prmC gene encoding peptide chain release factor N(5)-glutamine methyltransferase, with product MVLRDWWRQQQQRYPEQAAELDWLVRAVTGWDTLTLRWGDQNGREFLPRLQSLWRRYLQTREPVQYLVGWVTWRDMDLQVAPGVLIPRPETELLVDIAKEWAERWGLTTGPWADLGVGSGAIALGLLRVLPGITMHGVDCSATALEIARANAARLQLMSRLTLYQGCWFEPLVALRGQLRGIVSNPPYIPTGLLATLPPEVQHEPRWALDGGPDGLVPMRHLVATAPQYLQPGGLWCVETMSGQTEAVVALLEQQGGYRDIQTFRDWGGHDRFVLARWSG from the coding sequence ATGGTCCTACGGGACTGGTGGCGGCAACAGCAGCAGCGTTATCCAGAGCAAGCGGCGGAGTTGGACTGGCTTGTGCGCGCGGTCACCGGCTGGGACACCTTGACGCTCCGGTGGGGCGACCAGAACGGCAGGGAGTTTTTGCCCCGTCTCCAATCCCTGTGGCGCCGGTATCTGCAAACCCGCGAGCCTGTGCAATACCTGGTGGGCTGGGTGACCTGGCGGGACATGGACCTACAGGTAGCCCCTGGGGTGCTGATTCCCCGCCCCGAAACGGAACTGCTGGTGGACATCGCGAAGGAGTGGGCTGAACGCTGGGGGTTGACGACCGGGCCTTGGGCGGATTTGGGCGTCGGCAGTGGGGCGATTGCCCTAGGACTGCTGCGGGTGTTGCCCGGCATCACCATGCACGGGGTTGATTGCAGTGCCACGGCGCTCGAAATCGCGCGCGCCAACGCCGCTCGCCTCCAGCTCATGAGCCGTCTCACGCTTTATCAGGGGTGCTGGTTTGAACCCCTGGTCGCTCTACGGGGGCAATTGCGGGGGATAGTGAGCAACCCGCCGTACATTCCCACCGGGTTACTGGCAACGCTTCCCCCGGAGGTGCAGCACGAACCCCGCTGGGCGTTGGATGGGGGGCCTGACGGTCTGGTGCCTATGCGGCATCTGGTGGCCACCGCGCCCCAGTATCTCCAGCCTGGGGGTCTCTGGTGTGTGGAGACCATGAGCGGGCAAACGGAGGCGGTCGTTGCTTTGCTGGAACAGCAGGGCGGCTATCGCGACATCCAGACCTTTCGGGACTGGGGCGGGCATGACCGGTTTGTGCTGGCGCGTTGGAGTGGGTAG
- the thiO gene encoding glycine oxidase ThiO — protein sequence MDVLIIGGGIIGLSIAVELAKTHKRVGIVDGGLTGTAATAAAGMLAPGAEQLPPGPMRDFCHASLKLYPDWIQELEDLTGQATGYWPCGILAPVVSPEPGHHTGIWLERSALDERQPGLAPQFVGAWWYPDNGQVDNRRLTQVLRQAAQRLGVRLFPQETVTRIAQAQGRITHVVTQHASYQADHYLLATGAWTGKLLNLPVYPCKGQMLALQMPTGQLSLQQVIYGPAYLVPRQDGRLIVGATSEKVGFLDGTTAGGLHDLLQRAMGTYPLLRDWPLVETWWGYRPATPDECPILGPSPWPNLTFATGHYRNGILLAPITAQVIAAYLNGQPWPQTLNFCRWERLATSLELL from the coding sequence ATGGACGTTTTGATTATTGGGGGCGGCATCATTGGGCTGAGCATCGCGGTGGAATTGGCCAAAACCCACAAGCGCGTGGGAATCGTAGATGGCGGTTTGACCGGCACTGCTGCGACGGCGGCGGCAGGGATGCTCGCCCCTGGTGCGGAACAGCTCCCCCCTGGACCCATGCGCGACTTTTGCCACGCCAGCTTAAAACTTTACCCCGATTGGATTCAAGAACTAGAAGACTTGACCGGTCAGGCCACCGGCTACTGGCCCTGCGGTATCCTAGCACCGGTGGTTTCACCAGAACCAGGCCACCACACGGGCATCTGGCTGGAGCGTTCAGCGCTCGACGAGCGACAACCAGGTCTTGCTCCCCAATTCGTCGGCGCCTGGTGGTATCCTGACAACGGCCAAGTGGATAATCGTCGTCTCACTCAGGTTCTCCGCCAGGCGGCCCAACGGCTTGGCGTTCGCCTGTTTCCCCAGGAAACTGTCACCCGCATCGCCCAGGCCCAAGGCCGAATTACCCATGTCGTTACCCAGCACGCCTCCTATCAGGCGGATCATTACCTCCTGGCCACCGGCGCTTGGACCGGCAAACTGCTCAACCTGCCCGTTTATCCCTGCAAAGGCCAAATGCTGGCGCTGCAAATGCCCACCGGTCAGCTCTCCTTGCAACAGGTCATCTACGGTCCCGCCTACTTGGTGCCACGCCAGGACGGACGGCTCATCGTCGGTGCCACGAGCGAAAAGGTGGGTTTCCTTGACGGTACGACCGCCGGTGGACTCCATGACCTGCTGCAGCGCGCGATGGGCACATACCCTCTGCTCCGGGACTGGCCCTTGGTGGAAACCTGGTGGGGCTACCGGCCCGCCACCCCTGACGAATGTCCCATCCTTGGCCCGAGTCCCTGGCCCAACCTCACCTTCGCCACCGGTCACTACCGCAACGGCATTCTCCTGGCCCCTATCACGGCTCAAGTCATTGCCGCTTATCTCAACGGCCAGCCCTGGCCGCAAACCCTGAACTTTTGCCGTTGGGAACGCCTAGCTACTTCGCTCGAACTGCTGTAA
- a CDS encoding Uma2 family endonuclease: protein MGSDYRVELINGNILVMRPSGYMSEEVASELVRQLANWVRPRRLGRVTGSGAGFVLPNADVRAPDVSFVRAERLRRSPLGFVELAPDLVADLRRKIDSFLEQGTRVGILVDPEQRWVEVRRVGDGDVLAVPELLPGWAFPIADLWPPLFEPP, encoded by the coding sequence CTGGGAAGCGACTACCGGGTGGAGTTGATCAACGGGAATATTCTCGTCATGCGTCCATCCGGCTATATGTCTGAGGAAGTGGCTTCGGAGTTAGTGCGCCAGTTGGCCAACTGGGTCAGACCGCGCCGCTTGGGGCGGGTGACCGGTTCAGGCGCCGGATTTGTACTCCCCAACGCTGATGTACGTGCTCCCGACGTGTCCTTTGTCCGCGCCGAACGATTGCGCCGCAGTCCTTTAGGCTTTGTAGAGCTAGCGCCTGATTTGGTGGCCGATCTACGTCGGAAAATTGACAGCTTCCTGGAGCAGGGCACGCGCGTAGGCATTCTGGTGGACCCGGAGCAGCGCTGGGTGGAAGTACGCCGCGTGGGAGACGGAGATGTGCTCGCTGTCCCAGAACTGCTGCCGGGCTGGGCGTTCCCGATTGCTGACCTGTGGCCGCCGCTGTTTGAACCCCCCTAG
- a CDS encoding ATP phosphoribosyltransferase regulatory subunit, with amino-acid sequence MTFQPPTGSRDLLPLEVVQKTWIRERLQAVFHAWGYQRVVTPTLERLDTLVAGGRVRPEWVVQIQDRDGIYGLRPDVTASIARLAASRWSQIPHPQRLYYVANVFRRHPQRGHCQEFYQVGVELLGAGGLLADAEILRLLQDALASLQLPPWRLILGDAGLTRSWLEQFPAVWQRVATQSLVRLDRVALQQLPDPWRQKALGWLDLRGAPATVFQRLSGWELTLAQRQRVNHLKMLVELLPSELPLVVDLSLVQPWDYYTGIVFQVAVTQGHTVRLVGQGGRYDDLIAAYHPEHKAVPGIGFSFSLEALYQQLLPLGVLPQETAPADWLVIPVDDSAYRAALDYAQQLRRQHPHKRVELALDPASPRPCRQRVWVDVQGHVRFQPPELVC; translated from the coding sequence ATGACGTTCCAGCCCCCCACCGGTAGCCGGGACCTATTGCCCCTAGAGGTCGTTCAGAAAACTTGGATTCGGGAACGATTGCAGGCCGTCTTTCATGCTTGGGGCTACCAACGGGTGGTGACGCCTACGCTGGAGCGGCTCGATACGCTGGTGGCGGGGGGACGGGTGCGCCCCGAATGGGTGGTGCAAATCCAAGACCGGGATGGGATCTACGGCCTGCGTCCCGATGTCACAGCGTCCATTGCCCGGTTAGCGGCCAGTCGCTGGAGCCAGATTCCCCACCCCCAACGCCTGTACTACGTGGCCAATGTCTTTCGTCGTCACCCCCAGCGGGGCCATTGCCAAGAGTTTTACCAAGTGGGGGTGGAATTGTTAGGCGCCGGTGGACTGCTGGCTGATGCTGAGATTCTCCGGCTGCTGCAGGATGCCCTGGCATCGCTGCAATTGCCTCCCTGGCGGCTCATTCTGGGGGATGCCGGCTTGACCCGCAGTTGGCTGGAGCAGTTCCCAGCGGTTTGGCAAAGGGTGGCAACCCAGAGTCTCGTCCGTCTCGACCGGGTGGCGCTCCAGCAATTGCCTGACCCCTGGCGGCAAAAGGCCCTGGGCTGGTTGGACCTGCGCGGGGCACCGGCCACCGTGTTTCAGCGCTTGAGCGGTTGGGAGTTGACACTGGCTCAACGCCAGCGGGTGAACCATTTGAAAATGCTGGTAGAACTGCTGCCGTCGGAATTGCCGCTGGTGGTGGATTTGAGCCTGGTGCAGCCGTGGGATTACTACACCGGAATTGTGTTCCAGGTGGCGGTCACCCAGGGCCACACGGTGCGGCTTGTGGGTCAAGGGGGGCGTTACGACGACCTGATTGCCGCTTACCATCCCGAGCACAAAGCAGTGCCGGGGATTGGGTTTTCCTTCAGCCTGGAAGCGCTGTACCAGCAGCTCTTGCCCCTAGGCGTTCTACCCCAAGAAACTGCGCCGGCGGACTGGCTAGTGATTCCCGTGGACGACAGCGCCTACCGGGCCGCGTTGGACTATGCCCAGCAACTGCGGCGCCAGCATCCCCACAAGCGGGTGGAACTGGCCCTGGACCCGGCATCGCCCCGTCCCTGCCGCCAGCGGGTGTGGGTGGACGTACAAGGCCACGTCCGTTTTCAGCCCCCAGAGCTGGTCTGTTGA
- a CDS encoding Uma2 family endonuclease: MRTTAVQPGVVYPERDGRPMADNTLQFRWIVLIKENLEWLLAERSDVFVAGDLLWYPVEGHPEIRTAPDVMVVFGRPKGERGSYRQWEEGNIPPQVVFEILSPGNRLLEMLRKWRFYERYGVEEFYVYEPNSHEFSGFLRGPDGLDEIADMNGWVSPRLGIKFELNPDGLVIYTPSGERFKTTVELAQELQRTEQQLLQTQTELERERQRAERLAAYLRRQGINPEEIGGWDG, translated from the coding sequence ATGAGGACCACAGCCGTGCAGCCTGGGGTTGTCTACCCGGAGCGGGACGGGCGACCGATGGCGGACAACACGCTGCAGTTTCGGTGGATTGTGTTGATTAAGGAGAACCTGGAGTGGCTGTTGGCGGAGCGGTCGGATGTGTTTGTGGCGGGGGATTTGCTGTGGTATCCGGTCGAAGGGCATCCAGAGATTCGCACGGCGCCGGATGTGATGGTGGTGTTTGGGCGACCGAAGGGGGAACGGGGTTCGTACCGGCAATGGGAAGAAGGCAACATCCCGCCCCAGGTGGTCTTTGAAATCCTGTCGCCGGGGAATCGGTTACTCGAAATGCTTAGGAAGTGGCGGTTCTATGAGCGCTATGGAGTGGAGGAGTTTTATGTTTATGAGCCAAACAGTCATGAATTCAGTGGGTTTTTGAGGGGACCGGACGGGCTGGACGAGATTGCCGATATGAATGGGTGGGTCAGTCCGCGTTTAGGTATCAAGTTTGAGTTAAATCCGGATGGACTGGTCATTTATACCCCTAGTGGAGAGCGGTTCAAGACGACAGTTGAACTCGCCCAGGAATTGCAGCGCACGGAGCAGCAATTGCTCCAAACCCAAACCGAGTTGGAACGCGAGCGCCAGCGTGCGGAGCGGTTAGCGGCGTATTTGCGCCGCCAAGGGATTAATCCAGAGGAGATTGGAGGTTGGGACGGATGA
- a CDS encoding L-threonylcarbamoyladenylate synthase, with the protein MLVSFPSLVLAARAGHVVSFPTDTVPALAVLPAYGDRIYQCKRRPPDKPLILMAPDVELFLPWIQPTPDIPWRELAQRYWPGALTIVLPASDRVTPAINPQQTGTIGLRIPDHPLALSLLQQVGVLATTSANLSGESPLLTAQDIHAQFPDVYVLHTVNAGSGQPSTVIAWQDGQWRVLRQGGVQI; encoded by the coding sequence ATGCTGGTCAGCTTTCCCAGTTTGGTTTTGGCGGCGCGGGCGGGTCATGTCGTAAGTTTTCCCACTGACACCGTGCCAGCGCTGGCCGTTTTACCAGCCTATGGCGACCGAATCTACCAGTGCAAACGTCGTCCGCCCGACAAGCCCCTGATTCTCATGGCGCCTGACGTAGAACTGTTTTTGCCCTGGATTCAGCCCACACCGGACATTCCCTGGCGGGAGTTGGCGCAGCGTTACTGGCCAGGCGCTTTGACCATCGTTCTACCCGCCAGCGACCGGGTGACCCCTGCGATTAATCCCCAGCAGACTGGCACGATTGGGCTGCGCATCCCCGACCATCCCCTAGCTCTCAGCCTGTTGCAGCAGGTGGGCGTTCTGGCGACCACCAGCGCCAATCTCTCCGGCGAATCCCCGCTGCTTACCGCTCAGGACATTCACGCCCAGTTCCCCGACGTCTATGTGTTGCACACGGTCAACGCTGGTTCAGGGCAACCCTCGACGGTGATTGCCTGGCAGGACGGGCAATGGCGAGTGCTGCGCCAGGGAGGGGTGCAGATATAA